TCGCTGGTTCGCACCTTCGGGAAGCGCAAGGTCATACCGTCCAGCGTCGTCTGCAACGTGCCGTTCGTCACATTAAAGATCCGTTTCATGCTTCTTCCTCTTCCTTTAGCACTTCTCTCAACCGCTCCTTCCGCAGCTCATCGCCATTAAACAAATCAGTATCCGTAAGAAACGTCGAGCCGACCTGGACAACCGGCGTAATCATCGTGAACACGCCCTGCATGCGTAACTCCGTCAGCGCTTCCGCTGTCGTTATGTCCACCTCCTCATACGCCGCCCCTTCCGCTGTCAGGAACTCCTTGACGAGCTTACAATTCGGGCAGATTTTTGTTGTGTAAACTTTTATTCCCATCTTCTTCCACTCCGCTTCCGCTGAACCCCATGAACATCAAGAGTGATACACATCTATTGTACGCCGCATAATAAAACCCTTGCGTAGGCTCCCATTCTAAG
This is a stretch of genomic DNA from Methanomicrobia archaeon. It encodes these proteins:
- a CDS encoding NrdH-redoxin codes for the protein MGIKVYTTKICPNCKLVKEFLTAEGAAYEEVDITTAEALTELRMQGVFTMITPVVQVGSTFLTDTDLFNGDELRKERLREVLKEEEEA